The proteins below are encoded in one region of Caulobacter henricii:
- a CDS encoding MATE family efflux transporter, which produces MPSDAVTSVPSPERPRSPLMLDLIELLRLSGPVVLSRLGIMVMGLTDAIVVGRFSAEQLGFHAMAWAPSSVFVTMTVGLLVGAQVMTSRAIGAGRPHDTGAVLRRGLVYAFWIGMASAVSLALLGPPLLHAVHLPKALADGATAPMIVFSLSLPLYALTVVLSFWLEGLSRPGPVTIAMWVANAVNLAVNLLLVPGTFGLPALGAVGGAWATFVARAALLIMLAVYVLRLKDARALGIFDKPARDLPASIEQRRIGYGAGASNFFEVAAFAGMSLVAGWIGGLSVAAWAVVINVAAVIFMLPLGISTATSVQVGRAFGSRDPAGMTRAGWVAFAFTAVVGLVAALLLFPLRELVASAYTADPGAIALIAPALALTCLFLAPDAVQVVAAQALRARGEVWIPTITHLISYGVIMGPLAWWLAIPMGLGVNGIVWSVIVTSFVSMAFLLGRFRMLDVKDRGLAG; this is translated from the coding sequence ATGCCAAGTGACGCGGTGACGTCGGTGCCGTCTCCCGAGCGGCCCCGCAGCCCCCTGATGCTGGATCTGATCGAGTTGCTGCGCCTTTCCGGGCCGGTGGTGCTGTCGCGCCTGGGCATCATGGTCATGGGCCTGACCGACGCCATTGTCGTGGGAAGGTTCTCGGCTGAGCAGCTGGGCTTTCACGCCATGGCCTGGGCTCCGTCTTCGGTCTTCGTGACCATGACGGTCGGTCTGCTGGTGGGGGCCCAGGTGATGACCTCGCGGGCCATCGGCGCGGGCAGGCCGCACGATACCGGGGCCGTGCTGCGGCGGGGCCTCGTCTATGCCTTCTGGATAGGCATGGCCTCGGCCGTATCCCTGGCCCTGCTGGGGCCACCCCTGCTGCACGCCGTCCATCTGCCCAAGGCCCTGGCCGATGGCGCGACCGCGCCGATGATCGTCTTCTCGCTATCCCTGCCGCTCTATGCCCTGACCGTGGTGCTGAGCTTCTGGCTGGAAGGGCTGTCGCGCCCCGGTCCCGTGACCATCGCCATGTGGGTGGCCAACGCCGTCAATCTGGCGGTCAATCTGCTGCTTGTGCCCGGAACCTTCGGCCTGCCGGCGCTCGGGGCCGTAGGCGGGGCCTGGGCGACGTTCGTGGCGCGGGCGGCCTTGCTGATCATGCTCGCCGTCTATGTCCTGCGCCTGAAGGACGCGCGCGCGCTGGGTATCTTCGACAAGCCGGCTCGGGATCTGCCGGCCTCGATCGAACAGCGCCGGATCGGCTATGGTGCCGGCGCGTCGAACTTCTTCGAGGTCGCGGCCTTTGCCGGCATGAGCCTGGTTGCAGGCTGGATCGGCGGACTCTCGGTCGCCGCCTGGGCGGTGGTGATCAATGTCGCCGCCGTGATCTTCATGCTGCCCCTGGGCATTTCGACCGCGACCTCGGTGCAGGTCGGTCGCGCCTTCGGCTCGCGCGACCCTGCGGGCATGACCCGCGCCGGCTGGGTGGCCTTTGCCTTCACGGCCGTGGTCGGGCTGGTGGCGGCCCTGCTGCTGTTCCCCCTGCGCGAGTTGGTGGCGTCGGCCTATACCGCCGACCCCGGTGCCATTGCCCTGATCGCGCCGGCCCTGGCCCTGACCTGCCTGTTCCTGGCCCCCGACGCCGTGCAGGTTGTGGCGGCCCAGGCCCTGCGGGCCCGCGGCGAGGTGTGGATCCCCACCATCACCCACCTGATCAGCTATGGCGTGATCATGGGGCCGCTGGCCTGGTGGCTGGCCATTCCGATGGGCCTGGGTGTCAACGGCATCGTCTGGTCGGTGATCGTGACCAGCTTTGTGTCGATGGCCTTCCTGCTCGGACGGTTCCGGATGCTGGATGTGAAGGATCGGGGCTTGGCCGGCTAA
- a CDS encoding flagellin, whose translation MSLNSVNTNASAMIALQSLASVNRDLSGTLRRISTGLAVSSAKDNPAVWVIAQSQRAEANALDSVRDSLQRGRSITDVALSAGETVVDLLGKMKEKMLAAADTSLSTASRMALNSDYLTLKRQIDRTVSNADFGGINLISSGSVGQVRALANADCSDTIDIDHVDLSTTGAALGGLPADLLAAPVTGTQIAAMSTAMETVTSSLARIATGSFALEAHQTFIDKLQDTLNTSIGRLVDADMAKESTKLQALQVRQQLSMKALAIANSGSSYLLTLFGR comes from the coding sequence ATGTCGCTGAACAGCGTCAACACCAATGCCAGCGCCATGATCGCCCTGCAGTCGCTGGCGTCGGTCAATCGCGACCTGTCCGGCACCCTGCGCCGCATTTCGACCGGACTGGCGGTCTCGAGCGCCAAGGACAATCCGGCCGTCTGGGTCATCGCCCAGTCCCAGCGCGCCGAGGCCAACGCCCTGGACTCGGTTCGGGATTCCCTGCAGCGCGGCCGCTCGATCACGGACGTCGCCCTGTCGGCCGGCGAGACCGTGGTCGACCTGCTGGGCAAGATGAAGGAAAAAATGCTGGCCGCGGCGGACACCAGCCTGAGCACCGCAAGCCGCATGGCCCTCAATAGCGACTACCTGACCCTGAAGCGGCAGATCGACCGGACCGTCAGCAATGCCGATTTCGGCGGCATCAACCTGATCTCTTCAGGTTCGGTCGGCCAGGTTCGCGCCCTCGCCAATGCCGACTGCAGCGACACGATCGACATCGACCATGTCGACCTGTCGACGACTGGCGCAGCGCTGGGGGGTCTGCCCGCCGATCTGCTGGCCGCACCGGTTACCGGGACCCAGATCGCAGCCATGAGCACGGCCATGGAGACGGTCACCTCGTCCCTGGCCCGCATCGCCACGGGCTCCTTTGCCCTCGAGGCTCACCAGACCTTTATCGACAAGCTCCAGGATACCCTGAACACCTCGATCGGGCGCCTGGTCGACGCCGACATGGCCAAGGAGTCGACCAAGCTTCAGGCCCTTCAGGTCCGCCAGCAACTGTCGATGAAGGCCCTGGCCATCGCCAATTCAGGCTCGTCCTATCTGCTGACCCTGTTCGGCCGCTGA
- a CDS encoding PepSY domain-containing protein, protein MPIRPVLAFCLTLSAAAAHAGAPETRITPVAAADLPPGVLSVVLKAAPGLKVIEAELKEREDRRYFDVEGVLPGGAEIEFDLLERNGAWEIVETQRDIAWTEAPAAVQTAAGKARPVRVIESTQNDGRVIYELFAAGQPKTPALEVSYKDGVAKVLAEAWPH, encoded by the coding sequence ATGCCAATCCGTCCTGTCTTGGCCTTCTGCCTGACACTGTCTGCTGCCGCCGCCCATGCCGGCGCGCCGGAAACCAGGATCACCCCCGTCGCCGCCGCCGATCTGCCGCCCGGCGTGCTGTCGGTTGTGCTCAAGGCCGCCCCCGGTCTGAAGGTGATCGAGGCCGAGTTGAAGGAACGCGAGGATCGCCGCTATTTCGACGTCGAGGGCGTTCTGCCCGGCGGGGCCGAGATCGAGTTCGACCTGCTGGAGCGCAACGGCGCCTGGGAGATCGTCGAGACCCAGCGCGATATCGCCTGGACCGAAGCGCCTGCAGCCGTGCAGACCGCCGCCGGCAAGGCCCGGCCGGTGAGGGTGATCGAAAGCACCCAGAACGACGGCAGGGTCATCTATGAACTGTTCGCCGCCGGCCAGCCCAAGACCCCGGCGCTGGAGGTCAGCTACAAGGACGGTGTCGCCAAGGTGCTGGCAGAGGCCTGGCCGCACTGA
- a CDS encoding VOC family protein, with product MARHLAQISLLVSDYAEAIDFYVGRLGFELLEDTDLGGGKRWVVISPGPGGSRILLARATSEAQAARVGDQGGGRVWLFLNTDDFAADHARMSAAGVRFLEAPRHESYGSVAVFEDLYGNRWDLIEPKA from the coding sequence ATGGCCCGCCATCTCGCCCAGATCTCCCTGCTGGTCTCCGACTATGCCGAGGCCATCGACTTCTATGTCGGCCGATTGGGCTTTGAGCTGCTGGAGGACACCGACCTGGGCGGCGGCAAGCGCTGGGTCGTGATCTCACCTGGCCCCGGCGGCAGCCGGATCCTGCTGGCCCGAGCGACAAGCGAGGCGCAGGCCGCCCGGGTCGGCGATCAGGGCGGCGGCCGGGTCTGGCTGTTTCTGAACACGGACGACTTTGCCGCCGATCACGCCCGGATGAGCGCCGCCGGCGTGCGGTTTCTCGAAGCCCCCCGCCATGAATCCTATGGCAGCGTTGCCGTCTTCGAAGATCTCTATGGCAACCGCTGGGACCTGATTGAACCCAAGGCCTGA
- a CDS encoding lipocalin family protein: MTLRTLMIAATAGLAGATGAWAQSPQPARPVEVERLYSGRWLEIARTPMGITDGCEAGATNYLFAGGDKVLVRDTCETGAPGGKEKVIQGRGQILDPGVNAKLRVRYPFLITWDYWIFDHDDDYTWFIAGEPRLKRIFIFTREVPSPVLREDLIRRVRALGYDMSRIEFPQQPPVRAAAPPSLRP, translated from the coding sequence ATGACCCTGAGAACCCTGATGATCGCCGCCACCGCCGGCCTGGCCGGAGCCACCGGCGCTTGGGCCCAGTCCCCGCAACCGGCCAGGCCCGTGGAGGTCGAGCGGCTCTATTCGGGGCGCTGGCTGGAAATCGCCCGCACGCCGATGGGCATTACCGATGGCTGCGAGGCCGGGGCCACCAACTATTTGTTTGCCGGCGGCGATAAGGTTCTGGTGCGTGATACCTGCGAGACCGGTGCGCCGGGCGGCAAGGAGAAGGTGATCCAGGGGCGGGGACAGATCCTCGATCCGGGCGTCAATGCCAAGCTGCGCGTGCGCTACCCGTTCCTGATCACCTGGGACTACTGGATCTTCGACCATGACGATGACTACACGTGGTTCATCGCTGGCGAACCCCGGCTGAAGCGCATCTTCATCTTCACGCGGGAGGTGCCGTCGCCGGTCCTGCGCGAAGACCTGATCAGGCGCGTCCGGGCCCTGGGCTATGACATGTCCAGGATCGAGTTTCCGCAGCAGCCCCCGGTCAGGGCCGCCGCGCCGCCCAGCCTCAGGCCCTGA
- a CDS encoding DUF2239 family protein yields MSHVVFRGDEQIAAGTALEVALVAQRLSGEDSGPPVLIFDAEGRQVDFDLRGGPGDLAARFATVEEPVVARGRGRPKLGVAAREVTLLPRHWAWLATQPGGASVTLRKLVEAASRGSAGPDRMRQAREATYRFATVMAGDREGFEAAMRALFAGDPTAFEARISAWPDDILRQVRRFAGEAFETAPPG; encoded by the coding sequence ATGAGCCATGTTGTTTTCCGCGGTGACGAGCAGATCGCCGCCGGTACGGCGCTTGAGGTCGCCCTGGTCGCCCAGCGCCTGTCTGGAGAGGATTCCGGTCCGCCGGTGCTGATCTTTGATGCCGAGGGCCGGCAGGTGGACTTCGATCTGCGGGGAGGGCCCGGCGATCTCGCCGCTCGCTTCGCCACGGTGGAAGAACCGGTGGTCGCGCGCGGGCGGGGACGTCCGAAACTCGGCGTCGCGGCGCGTGAGGTGACTCTTCTGCCGCGCCACTGGGCCTGGTTAGCCACCCAGCCGGGCGGTGCCTCGGTGACCCTGCGCAAGCTGGTCGAGGCGGCGAGCCGGGGTAGTGCCGGACCGGATCGGATGCGACAGGCGCGCGAGGCGACCTATCGCTTCGCCACGGTCATGGCCGGAGACCGAGAGGGTTTCGAAGCGGCGATGCGCGCCCTGTTTGCCGGTGATCCCACGGCGTTCGAGGCCCGAATTTCCGCCTGGCCAGACGATATTCTGCGTCAGGTTCGGCGGTTTGCAGGCGAGGCCTTCGAGACGGCACCGCCGGGCTAG
- a CDS encoding GIY-YIG nuclease family protein encodes MNGRKALLRDYRDRKVEAGIYAVRCIASGQAWVGATPDLSTRQGGLWFTLRHGTHRDQALQAAWTAHGEAAFAYEPLDVLSDETLGPLGRSSWLQDRKAVWIERLGARGLNR; translated from the coding sequence ATGAACGGACGCAAGGCGCTGCTGCGCGACTATCGCGACCGCAAGGTCGAGGCCGGAATCTATGCCGTACGCTGCATCGCCAGCGGTCAGGCCTGGGTCGGGGCCACGCCGGATTTGTCGACCCGCCAGGGCGGCCTCTGGTTCACCTTGCGGCATGGCACCCATAGGGATCAGGCGCTGCAGGCGGCCTGGACAGCCCATGGCGAGGCGGCCTTTGCCTATGAGCCGCTGGATGTCCTGTCAGACGAAACCCTGGGGCCGCTGGGCCGCTCGTCCTGGCTGCAGGATCGCAAGGCTGTCTGGATCGAGCGCCTGGGTGCCCGGGGACTGAACCGATGA
- the thiC gene encoding phosphomethylpyrimidine synthase ThiC: MNVQTTIKSVAETISTGPIPGSRKVYQAGELFPDIRVPFREVAVHPSANEPPVTVYDPSGPYSDPTASIDIEKGLERSREAFVLARGDVEVVAEPRAVKPEDNGFAQGKHLAPQFPAVGRTIYRGKPGHLITQYEYANAGKITAEMEYVAIRENLRREQDRPCVRDGDDFGASIPDFVTPEFVRQEVARGRAIIPANINHGELEPMAIGRNFLVKINANIGNSAVLSTVADEVDKLVWATRWGADTVMDLSTGRNIHNIRDWIIRNSSVPIGTVPIYQALEKVNGVAEDLNWEVFRDTLIEQAEQGVDYFTIHAGVRLPFIPMTAKRVTGIVSRGGSIMAKWCLAHHKENFLYERFDEICEIMRAYDVSFSLGDGLRPGSTADANDEAQFSELRTLGELTKVAWSKGVQVMIEGPGHVAMHKIKANMDEQLKHCHEAPFYTLGPLTTDIAPGYDHITSAIGAAMIGWFGTAMLCYVTPKEHLGLPDRDDVKTGVITYKLAAHAADLAKGHPGAAMWDDAISRARFEFRWEDQFNLALDPETARKFHDETLPKEAHKTAHFCSMCGPKFCSMKISHEVREFAAAQAPNEAAALGMAEMSEKFRQQGSEIYLKTE, from the coding sequence ATGAACGTCCAGACCACCATCAAGTCCGTCGCCGAGACCATCTCGACCGGCCCCATTCCCGGCTCGCGCAAGGTCTATCAGGCCGGCGAGCTGTTCCCAGACATCCGCGTTCCATTCCGCGAGGTCGCCGTCCACCCCTCGGCCAATGAGCCGCCGGTGACGGTCTATGATCCGTCGGGCCCCTATAGCGATCCGACCGCTTCCATCGACATCGAGAAGGGCCTGGAGCGCTCGCGCGAGGCCTTTGTGCTGGCGCGCGGCGATGTCGAGGTGGTGGCCGAGCCCCGCGCCGTGAAGCCTGAGGACAACGGTTTTGCCCAGGGCAAGCATCTGGCCCCGCAGTTCCCGGCCGTGGGCCGCACCATCTATCGCGGCAAGCCGGGCCACCTGATCACGCAGTACGAATACGCCAATGCCGGCAAGATCACCGCCGAGATGGAATATGTCGCTATCCGCGAGAACCTGCGCCGCGAGCAGGACCGCCCCTGCGTCCGTGACGGCGACGATTTCGGCGCCTCGATCCCCGACTTCGTGACCCCCGAATTCGTGCGCCAGGAAGTGGCCCGCGGCCGCGCCATCATCCCGGCCAACATCAATCACGGCGAGCTGGAGCCGATGGCGATCGGCCGCAACTTCCTGGTTAAGATCAACGCCAATATCGGCAATTCGGCGGTGCTCTCCACCGTCGCCGATGAGGTCGACAAGCTGGTCTGGGCCACCCGCTGGGGCGCCGACACGGTCATGGACCTGTCGACCGGCCGCAACATCCACAACATCCGCGACTGGATCATCCGTAACTCGAGCGTCCCGATCGGCACCGTGCCGATCTATCAGGCGCTGGAGAAGGTCAACGGCGTGGCCGAGGACCTGAACTGGGAGGTCTTCCGCGATACCCTGATCGAGCAGGCCGAGCAGGGGGTGGACTATTTCACCATCCACGCCGGCGTGCGCCTGCCGTTCATTCCGATGACCGCCAAGCGCGTCACCGGCATCGTCTCACGCGGCGGCTCGATCATGGCCAAGTGGTGCCTGGCGCACCACAAGGAGAACTTCCTCTACGAGCGCTTCGACGAGATCTGCGAGATCATGCGCGCCTATGACGTGTCGTTCTCGCTGGGCGACGGCCTGCGTCCCGGCTCCACCGCCGACGCTAATGACGAGGCCCAGTTCTCCGAACTGCGTACCCTGGGCGAGCTGACCAAGGTGGCCTGGAGCAAGGGCGTGCAGGTGATGATCGAAGGGCCGGGCCACGTGGCCATGCACAAGATCAAGGCCAACATGGATGAGCAGCTGAAGCACTGCCACGAGGCCCCCTTCTATACCTTGGGCCCGTTGACCACGGACATCGCGCCTGGCTACGACCACATCACCTCGGCGATCGGGGCGGCGATGATCGGCTGGTTCGGCACGGCCATGCTCTGCTACGTCACGCCCAAGGAGCACCTGGGTCTGCCGGATCGTGACGACGTCAAGACCGGCGTCATCACCTACAAGCTGGCCGCCCACGCCGCTGATCTGGCCAAGGGTCACCCCGGCGCGGCCATGTGGGACGATGCCATCAGCCGGGCGCGGTTCGAGTTCCGCTGGGAAGACCAGTTCAACCTGGCGCTCGATCCCGAAACCGCCCGCAAGTTCCACGACGAGACCCTGCCCAAGGAGGCGCACAAGACCGCGCACTTCTGCTCGATGTGCGGACCGAAGTTCTGCTCGATGAAGATCAGCCATGAGGTGCGGGAATTCGCCGCCGCTCAGGCCCCGAACGAAGCGGCGGCGCTTGGGATGGCGGAAATGAGCGAGAAGTTCCGCCAGCAGGGCTCGGAGATCTATCTGAAGACCGAATAG
- a CDS encoding neutral zinc metallopeptidase, protein MEWRGARRSGNIEDRRGLGGVGVAGGGIGALVLAAIGYFVFGIDPQTTMQVAQDLQGPTQQQVAKGQVGDADGQFVDAIETSNAEVWGPIFAAQGAVYRPPESVVLYDNATPTGCGTGQSAMGPFYCPADRRVYLDLTFWNELESRFGAKGEFARAYVISHEIGHHVQTLLGTSEAARRLGAKGAESGSVRLELQADCYAGVWAARAAETSNGQIVINRADIEDGLGAAAAVGDDTIQSRSQGQVVPDSFTHGTSAQRVRWFTRGYERGDPAVCDTFAASRL, encoded by the coding sequence ATGGAATGGAGAGGCGCGCGCCGCTCGGGCAATATCGAGGATCGGCGTGGTCTGGGCGGGGTCGGTGTCGCCGGGGGCGGGATCGGGGCCCTGGTGCTGGCGGCGATCGGCTATTTCGTGTTCGGTATCGATCCGCAGACCACGATGCAGGTCGCGCAGGATCTGCAGGGACCGACCCAGCAACAGGTCGCCAAGGGCCAGGTCGGTGACGCGGACGGCCAGTTCGTGGATGCTATCGAAACCTCCAATGCCGAGGTCTGGGGCCCGATCTTTGCCGCCCAGGGCGCGGTCTACAGGCCGCCGGAGTCGGTGGTCCTCTATGACAATGCGACCCCCACCGGCTGCGGCACCGGCCAGTCGGCCATGGGGCCGTTCTATTGCCCGGCCGATCGCAGGGTCTATCTGGACCTGACCTTCTGGAACGAACTTGAGTCCCGCTTCGGTGCGAAGGGCGAGTTTGCCCGGGCCTATGTGATCAGCCATGAGATCGGCCACCACGTTCAGACCCTGCTGGGGACCTCGGAGGCTGCCCGCAGACTGGGCGCGAAGGGCGCTGAAAGCGGTTCGGTGCGACTGGAACTGCAGGCCGACTGCTATGCCGGCGTCTGGGCCGCGCGGGCCGCTGAGACCTCGAACGGCCAGATCGTGATCAACAGGGCCGATATCGAGGACGGCCTGGGCGCCGCGGCGGCGGTCGGCGACGACACCATCCAGTCTCGCAGCCAGGGACAGGTCGTGCCCGACAGTTTCACCCACGGCACCAGCGCCCAGCGCGTGCGGTGGTTTACCCGGGGCTATGAGCGCGGCGACCCGGCGGTGTGCGACACGTTTGCAGCGTCGCGGCTGTAA
- a CDS encoding tetratricopeptide repeat protein, whose product MSPRILIGAALLVTATLAGGPASASTLVLGGGAAKDCSTAAIDGRADQKSVLTCTIALETETLNFRDRARTYVNRGVLQLRQRDFATAREDFDAASKIDPDLGEAWVNRGATFVGEERYSDALGEIDKGLALGVKDPEKAWFNRGLANEGLGDLKSAYQDYSKAAELDPAWDAPKKELMRFSIKRP is encoded by the coding sequence ATGAGCCCAAGAATTCTTATCGGCGCAGCGCTGCTGGTGACCGCGACCCTGGCAGGCGGTCCGGCGAGCGCCTCGACCCTGGTGCTGGGCGGCGGTGCCGCAAAGGACTGCTCGACCGCCGCCATTGACGGTCGTGCGGATCAGAAATCGGTCCTGACCTGCACGATCGCGCTCGAGACCGAGACTCTCAATTTCCGCGATCGGGCTCGTACCTATGTGAACCGCGGCGTCCTGCAGCTGCGCCAACGCGATTTCGCCACGGCCCGCGAGGACTTTGACGCGGCGTCCAAAATTGATCCGGACCTTGGCGAGGCCTGGGTCAATCGCGGTGCTACCTTTGTCGGTGAGGAACGTTACAGCGACGCCCTCGGCGAGATCGACAAGGGCCTGGCGCTCGGCGTCAAGGATCCCGAAAAGGCCTGGTTCAATCGCGGCCTGGCCAATGAGGGACTGGGCGATCTGAAGTCGGCCTATCAGGACTATTCCAAGGCGGCCGAACTCGATCCGGCCTGGGACGCCCCGAAAAAGGAGCTGATGCGTTTCTCCATAAAGCGACCCTGA
- a CDS encoding D-cysteine desulfhydrase, translating to MHLARFPRARFAHLPTPLEPLPRLGAELGIDLWVKRDDCTGLAGGGNKTRKLEFLLGEALAQGADTLVTQGAVQSNHVRQTIAAGARFGLASEIILEERTGSKALDYVGNGNVLLDRLMGAAIRFVPGGTDMVAELEASAEAVRQRGGKPYVIPGGGSNVVGALGYVDCARELIVQADERDLRIDRLVTATGSAGTHAGLVAGFAALSVDVPILGFGVRAPKAKQEENVFNLAVATAETLGAAGRVTREMVVADCDYVGEGYGLIDQGVIDALTLAARTEGLLLDPVYSGKAMKGLIDHARKGAFKGERVVFLHTGGAQGLFGYHSQLDAALAPA from the coding sequence ATGCACCTTGCCCGCTTCCCCCGCGCCCGCTTCGCCCATCTGCCGACGCCGCTCGAGCCCCTGCCCCGCCTGGGGGCCGAGCTGGGCATCGACCTCTGGGTCAAGCGCGACGACTGCACCGGCCTGGCCGGCGGCGGCAACAAGACCCGCAAGCTGGAATTCCTGCTCGGCGAGGCCCTGGCCCAGGGGGCTGATACCCTGGTCACCCAGGGCGCGGTGCAGTCCAACCATGTTCGCCAGACCATCGCCGCCGGTGCCCGCTTCGGCCTGGCCAGCGAGATCATCCTGGAGGAGCGTACCGGCTCGAAGGCCCTGGACTATGTGGGCAACGGCAATGTCCTGCTGGACCGGCTGATGGGTGCAGCGATCCGCTTCGTCCCCGGTGGAACCGACATGGTCGCCGAGCTGGAAGCCTCGGCCGAGGCCGTCCGGCAGAGGGGCGGCAAGCCCTATGTCATCCCCGGCGGTGGCTCCAACGTCGTCGGGGCCCTGGGCTATGTCGACTGCGCCCGCGAACTGATCGTCCAGGCTGACGAGCGGGATCTGAGGATCGACCGCCTCGTCACCGCCACCGGCAGTGCCGGCACCCATGCGGGCCTCGTCGCCGGCTTTGCAGCCCTGTCGGTGGATGTTCCGATCCTGGGCTTTGGGGTACGGGCCCCCAAGGCCAAGCAGGAAGAAAATGTCTTCAACCTGGCGGTCGCCACCGCCGAAACCCTCGGCGCGGCCGGCCGGGTGACGCGCGAGATGGTCGTGGCAGACTGCGACTATGTCGGCGAGGGCTATGGCCTGATCGATCAGGGCGTGATCGACGCCCTGACCCTGGCCGCACGAACCGAGGGCCTGCTTCTGGACCCCGTCTATTCGGGCAAGGCGATGAAGGGCCTGATCGACCACGCCCGCAAGGGGGCCTTCAAGGGCGAGCGCGTCGTGTTCCTGCACACCGGCGGCGCCCAGGGCCTGTTTGGCTACCATAGCCAGCTTGACGCCGCCCTGGCGCCGGCATGA
- a CDS encoding aspartate/glutamate racemase family protein, which produces MTKTLGVLGGMGPAATLDFLAKLQAATPVRREQDHLRVLVDINPKVPDRNVGDADPGPVLAAMAAGLRDGGAEVLAIACNTAHAFADQVRASGLPLIDMLEVAGQAARAAGAVKVGVLGTGLALGLYRDRLSTQGLEVITPDDHEQIEFMALLYRIKSGDLEPASREAMAALAHRLIGKGAQVIIAGCTEVPLVLSSEDLAVPLIDATDALAVACVAACVAP; this is translated from the coding sequence ATGACCAAGACACTCGGCGTTCTGGGCGGTATGGGTCCGGCAGCGACCCTGGACTTTCTGGCCAAGCTGCAGGCTGCCACGCCCGTCCGCCGCGAGCAGGACCATCTGCGGGTCCTGGTCGACATCAATCCCAAGGTGCCCGACCGCAATGTCGGGGATGCCGATCCCGGTCCGGTCCTCGCCGCCATGGCCGCGGGACTGAGGGACGGCGGGGCTGAGGTTCTGGCCATTGCCTGCAACACCGCCCATGCCTTCGCCGATCAGGTCCGGGCCAGCGGCCTGCCGCTGATCGACATGCTGGAGGTGGCCGGTCAGGCCGCCAGGGCGGCTGGAGCCGTCAAGGTGGGGGTGCTGGGCACCGGTCTGGCCCTCGGACTCTACCGCGACCGCCTTTCCACTCAGGGCCTGGAGGTCATCACGCCGGATGATCACGAACAGATCGAGTTCATGGCCCTGCTCTACCGGATCAAGTCGGGTGACCTCGAGCCAGCTTCCCGCGAGGCCATGGCTGCCCTGGCCCACCGGCTGATCGGCAAGGGGGCTCAGGTCATCATAGCGGGCTGTACCGAAGTCCCTCTGGTGCTGAGCAGCGAAGATCTGGCCGTGCCGCTGATCGATGCGACCGACGCCCTGGCCGTCGCCTGCGTAGCGGCTTGTGTGGCCCCCTAG